The genomic interval AGAAGACCACGAGTAAATACTTGCCCTGCTGATATATATTTAAACAGTCAACCCTGCATCCCACatcatttcatattttatcAGGAGGGGGAGTTTCAAACATGTAGCTCTTGATGCATTATAGCTGGGGTAATGTTTACTAGAAACGACAATTCTGCATCCTTAAGGATCCAGGCTCAGCAGCAAGCTCTTAGGCCACTTgatgataaaaatacaaagaCTCCAAGCATTTGCAGTTCCAATTCTGATCTCTAAGTAATCTTAAAGAAATAGTTgtaattaaaagaataaaaattaaacaagtaGAATGAGCTAGAGATACAAGCAATTGAAGTGATTGATACCATCCTATTCAGGTGGAAGCAAACGAAAGTGCAAATAGAGAAGGAAAACAACAGAAGGCTAACCTCTCTCCTGTTGTGTTTAAGTGCAGAGCTAGATCTCAGAAGATTTCGCCATTTGTCCTGTAGAAAGCATccacatttaaaaaataattcaagtaTTAACACAAGAGGAAACAATAATATTGGATACGGCAGCAAGGTACCCTCAGATCAACAGGTGTTCGATAAGCTGATGATGCAAATAGAAGCCTTTTTATATCAGTCCATCTTCCAACACCATACTGAGCAATTCCATCAAccaacttaatcacctctGCAAGGGTCCACATCCTTTGATGCTTCCTCCTATCACAAGCCGTTTTGGATCTTTTGCTTCTCTTATGCTCATCTTCAGATTCAGATGCAGAAAGCTCATAATCAGATTCAAGCTCCTGCaaagaaagcaagaaaaataattttaaaattttaagttatcatgcttaagaaaatTATTGGGTCAACTACTTCCAAAGACAAAAATGCCTAATCAAGGAACAAGAATGCTATTTTTGTGCAAGTGAGAACAAAAGTATACATCCTTGATAGTCAGTTGTCTTCTGTTCTCACTCCTAGTTTTCATATAAAAAGACCTCACATCATCAATATAGTCCATACAAAAAATTCCATGCAGGGAAAGCATCAGTTCAAATATGATGTCATAACTAATTCCTATACTAAGATGCAGCAAAAAATCCCTGCCAAGATGTCAACAAATATGTGTTACCAGCAAGCAGAGAGGAATGTGAAATAACTATTGCCTTATGCCTAATAATTCTATTGTATTTGTGGCAAATATCACTGATCTGCAGCTAGCATTTAtcaatatttgtttttcttctcgTGAGTCTTTCTGGTTGTCATAGCCACACAATATTCAAGGACAATATCTAAACAAATGGAAGTGATGAATAGAAATATAAACAAGCAAATGAACAGGAGGTGAGAGGCTCGGAGGTAAGAGGAAACTATTTCCAGATGGGATAATGGAACTTCTACCAATTTTGGCACAATTTTCCTGGGACGTCCTCTCCGTGGCCGGGATTCAGATGGGACTTGAGGAAGTTCTTGTGATCTGACTTTAAGGCGCTTATTCTTTCCAGAAGCAGTAGAATTTCTAGAAAATTCCTCAATGTACCTCCTTGTAGGCTTCCGCACTCTCTTCTGTCTGAGAAGAGTGCCACCTTTTGTTACTTTAACAGAGCTTTTTACTTTCTTATTAGACAATATGAAACTTACTAAAGgtttttcatcatcatcagacTGATCAAGATCTTGCATGTTTTCTATAGTAGGATGTATGGTGTCCATAACTGGAGCCTGACACCCACATTTGCTCCTAAAGGTCTGATGTACATCACAATTGACCATCTTCCCAAGCACACCATTCCTGCCATTGGATTCTTGAACAGCTGCAATTGATGATTCTGATATGCCACCAGCACTATTACTACTTCCACTAAATCCAGGTGAATGACTTTCTGAACTTGAGTTGTGCAAATTTGATCCTTCACAAGGTTCCAATTCAGAAAACTTTTCAGGAAATTCAATATCTGCACTCGAAACAAAAAACagagggaaaaggaaaaaaaaatacatgagAATCATGTGTTACAGCACACAACTGGTAGGCAATTAAGACAGGTACAGACAAGACTCACCCAAAAGAAAATCTTCACATGCACCAGAAAGATCATGGGCTGCATGAATATCATCCACTTCATCAACTTCATCCAGCAAACCATCAAGAACCTACTAAAGCAGTATTTTGTCAGGTATCACCTATGCATGTTTGCATGCAGTAAATACAATATTCAACACAAAAccctaaacaaaaaaataaaaggaaaagcaaTAACAAACACTATAAAGCATAAGACAGAAGAGTTAAAGAACAGAATGCATCAAACAATGACTTGGAGATGACATGAAAGCTTCAAGAATAAGCAATACTTACTTCAAGCTTCAAATCGTCTCCTCCTTGACCATGGATAGAATCCAGCCCACCTTAACAAGAATCACAAGAATATAACAGCATCAGAAGAATAACCATAGAAATTGCAAAATAAATCTGTAAACAATAGCATTCCTGAGTTCAACAAGGAAGTTAGTTTCTAGTATTATACTATTGCATTGTTTCATTCATAGTGCAATATTTGGGAAACACTTTTCAACCACATAAAAGCATAAAATCTAAGAACACTATTCAAAGACTGTCCCCGCATCCTTGTGTGACTCATAACTTTCATCTCTTGAAATGATTATGACAATTCATGACTTAAGCTTGAGTCTTAGAGCAGCTAGTCCAAGACTCCCGGAATTCATGCAGGACACATGGGAAAAAAAAGTGACCTTCCAACAAAAGAGACAGATAATAAGCAGGATTATATTAGTTTAAACAACTCAAAGGTAAAAGCTCAATATCACCAGAAATGCTTATTTTAACCAGTTTAAAGCACAATAGATGTTGTTTGTGAATGTGCAGAACTAATGATAGAACAAATTTACACTCAATCATTCTACAAAAGCATGTTAACAAGTTCATGCATCTAAAATGCATGCTCTTTGCTCCtactatatttttttgttttttcctccCCCTGGAAATAGTTTGCAACGAAGAGGGGACCTATGCAGTTTGTTTTTAAAGGGATGACAGTGACCATCATATGGTACTTATCAAACACTCTAGATGCTTCTGCACGCTACCATTCACAAATTAGAAGCACTTCAAagatcattttctttttcttttgctttttaatttttgaaatgaaagCATCAGCAAAAAGAAGAGTGACAAGCTGTTAGAGTATTACCACAATTAATTTTCCAGCCAAAATCAAAAGCACACGAGAAGTCCTCCATTTTCAAGTGCTTTTCTAAATTCTCCTTCCCAAAACATAGGACTCCATCTACTGAAACATGCTCACTTTTAGGTTCTGCAAGTAAATGCTCAACTTCAGTTGCTTCATCTTCCAAGCCAGGAACAATGGATTCATCTACCTATATCCAGAGAAGAAAAGCAAGGGAAGGAGGGCAGAGGGAGCAATGTAGAACTTatcaaatttataaacttatttAAGGAGAATGCCACAAGCAAAATATGAGGGGCAGCATGAGACTGTAAGAGCAACTAAGCATCAATGACAAAAGGCAGGCAAAACAGAGAAACATAAACAGAGTTAACTGAacattgattttttcttttaagacaGTATCACAGGTAGCCTCAACTTAAAAGAGACAAGTGGGGACCTAcccaaaacaagaaaaaaaaggaaatatttAATATGGACAAGGCTTATAACCATTCAAATCCATTAGTAGGGATGTCAACAGGTCGGGTACCCTATAATTTTGAGATACCCGAACCCTAACCctataaaaaatcaactaCCCTAACCCTATTAATTACccgaataattttaaaagttactaccctaaccctaaccctattatatttttattacccTATAATTACCCTAACCCGTTTAAAAACCCaattagattaaaaaattattgaaatttttttcatggaTATCCAATTACTCGAACTCGCatacatatacaataatatttctttacgtatttcataaaattaattacgaattaaattaataaaaacaaaaatagaattatattcctttgtaatatgatatgatattcatattatttaaacataattaattatctaataattttttatttatatatattcatattatcACATTAGTTATTTAACTaactatattttaaatatattattttgtcaATATACAACAAAGGAAACTGCTTGTCTAGATGGTGGAGGCGGTGAGTGCTTTCTTGCATGACCTGGGTTCGAGTCTTAATGCTGCAATTTTATTCAGGTATTGTAAACGGGTTTGGGTAGTGGGTATCCAAAGTGTGATACCCGAATCCTTATCCCTATCCATTAGCTTGATTCACATATGATTGGCCTATATTTTGCAGTTACTCCCATAATTTAGTAGATCAAattcatgattaaataaaCAACATATATGCATTACAAGTTGCAAAAGCTAAGGAAAAGTAAGTCGTGCTATGCAtaagaatttcaaatattgAAGAGAATGATAACTCAACAATTGAAaagattaaagaaaagtttCTAACCCTTTGACGCTTCATGTCAGAAAGCTTCTTTATCAAATGAGGTTTCCGATCCGTTTTCATGTTATGACCTTAACTTGTACTATCCAAACCTGCTTTCATGTGTCCAATTTTCCCTACaattaaatggaaaaagaTCTTTATAAAACTATTGTCTACTGAATATCATAAAATGACTAGCTTAATACACCCAGGAAAACAAACATTTGTAATTCCATTGATCAACCCAAAGAAGGattttaaaacaaagaaataaacaaTTTTGCCCATGATCGTCAATATAGAAAATTGATAAATCAAACTTATTTTCACCTTCATCCAACcttttaacttttcaagggACCAAGCGTAGTATAAAATATCAACAAGACAATGCAGATTCTATCCATATTACAACTAAGAAACCAATTCACAGACAAtacatttttcttcctttttatttttgggttgCAAGGGGTTGTCCAAATTGGCCTTAAACATAGACTCACAATGACAAAAGAATCTGAAGTTCTTCTCCATGTTCTCTTAACATTCTTGGGTCATTATTGTATCTCTTGCTTCTTGCGCTCGCATTTTGCCTCATGAGCAAACTACATCACATAGTCAGTTCTACTTTCAACTCAATAGTCATTTACCTTTAAAACACAACCAAACAGAGCGCATTTTAGTTTAAGAAACATTTACACTGATTTTTCCGGGAGCTCTAAGAATTCCATTCACACATCCAAACAAGAACCTTTTAacgaaaaaataaaagggaaaattaaaggactttcatgtttataagaaaaaatggaaaaaggtAAAATCAAGTCTACGGAATTTCAACTAGGATTTAacattaacaaaaaagaaaaatgatttttttccGATAAACTGCgagtaaaattttataaaaaaataatttttcaattttatacttatatttcttaaagaaataaagatatatttaGAGTGAAGTGGGCCTACTCTATCTGTTCAGttcatctaaatttttattttttataatctcagtagaaaaaagaaagaaaaacaaaaatcggATAAGCTTATCCATTTTATAAGAAAACAGAACAGACAAAAAAAGAACCAAACATTTTTCGTTTCCTTTCCGATGTTTTCTCAGTAACCAAACAGACACTAAAACACAACTCCAACTAAAGAAacatcaaacaaaacaaaaaccagACATACCTCATTCATCCGTAAACCAAACGCCAACCACTTATCACTCTCCGATCTACTTAATTTCCAGctaaaaaaaccttaaaaaataaaaaaaatcaagatcTGGTAAAATCTAGAAAAACAGATATAAAATCTagattaaagagaaaaagatctGACCTTAGAGAGAGTGTGAGTGCTaagtggaaaaaaaaaatgagcgAATGTTCGAAAGAGAAAAGCTCAAAACCGCCAAACAGCGACAGGAGATGAAGAGGAATAGAGGGAAATGGGGGCTTCTTTTTTCTACTAGACGGAATCCAAATAGATTTTATATTActacaatttttattttattcttctatgggggtgtgtttttttttttttctcgtcAAAGTGGTAATATAATGTGTCTGTCATGTCCGGGCCGCCTCGTCTGTGACCTAAGAcaagcaaaaaataaataaataaaaatgattgtgTGTGCTTTTTTGTGGATTGTCCACGTAGGAATTCTTTGACGGTGATATAGGGGGGCGTTACTCGTTAGACGTGATAAAGGCATGTTTGGAAGCGAGTAAATGGGCGGGTGTTTGGTCGTGCGCTTTGGGATTGGTAATAACTAATTAAGTAGGTTGGCTCGGCCCATAGATTAGGATTAGGAATAGCGTTTCTTCGGATTCCAAACCTGAGCTTGGATGTAGCCAGCCACTTGCCACTCAGTAGCTCGACCCTAGGCCTTTTGGTTGTGGACCCAACTCGAATGAAGCTGCGGTCCACATCATGGGACACGGTAAAAGACTTAACAATACGTGGGCTGTTctcttttccctctttttctcaAGTATTTCCTGTCAAATTGgcttgaaaaatattttccatatTTCTTTAATGGGTTTGGTACACGAAAGACTTTTACAGAAAACATAGTCAATCATTGGTTTTCACTATCCAATGAAAATATCATCTTAAATACGATCAATTATCAATCGCTAAGGTTGATAAAGCCACTGTACGGGTTGAGATCATCTGCTAACGGTAATCGGCGACCAccgttaattaataattgtgAAGCAAAAAGGTTGAGAGCATTATCAAGTATTCATGTGACAGACTGACAGTTCCGTACAAAGATTACATGCGGAAATAAAATCATACAGAACCTGATACCAAGCTTAACCATGAAAGGCAGGGCCACGGCATCACAGTCTATTTCAGACTTGGTCATAAAGACTGACCGAACAATGGCAGAAGCAACTAATTTGATGGAATACCAGAAAAGACTAACTTTAGCAGAAGATAGAATAGACAAACTGAAAAGTACTAGGATTGTCAAGTATGCTTCCATGACAACTATTTAACCCTGTTTCCCTTGTTTAACTAGCAAAATTTTGGCTTTAAACCATGCGGTGAAGGATCACAAACTCTCTCAAGCATTGCCATCTGCAAAGAAGATTGAAAGTAACCCACTTCCAAGCAGTCAAGGAAAATGGAAGAGTTACTAGTTGTTAAATACTACTTTTGCAACCTGTGGTTGTCCTTGAGTTCCTTGATCTTCCATTGAATCTCCACTGGTTGCCAATCCTCGAATCATAACATCATAATAGACCTCTTCAACTCTTCTTAGGTCATACTTCATAGCTGCCACAATAAGAAAGCATTTCAAAATCTAAATCTAGGATAAGAAGTTGGCTTAAAACACCAGATTAGCAAGGAGCAAATTAAGAAGATTATGCTTACAATCAAATTTCTTGCGCAGGAAATCATTTCGAAGATTAAGCATCCGGAAGGCTGCATGAAGATCTGTCAAGAACTTCAGCACCTTTCTTGGGCAATCATAGTCCCCAGCTGTCACTTGGTTCACCACATATCTTGGctgtgaaaatgaaaaaaagaaaatagcatGTTAAGCCAAGTTGATAAAATTTCCCAATTACTTTAATGGCTGGTAATTACATCCACCAAAACACCATATGTGGGGTCAGGGGTGCATTCAACTACTTGTTCAATTTCCGTAATATCTCATTCCAAATGATCACATTCTCACCAGTTTACTTTAATCTGTAGTTTCTCCAAATATCTGACTAAAATGTAtgtgaaaaatagagtagGAAGAATGCATTAGCCAATTGGAAAAAGCAAGAGACAGCATGCTTCTGACACAGTTCTTACCATTTCATTGGACATAAAGCAAATACCTGCATGGTAGAGAAAAAGTTCCCAGATCAGTATACTCAACTAGGAGAAAGATAATACTCCCCCAAgttcaaaaaataaagaatagtCATGTCCTGTCTCTTGCACAAAAAGACACAAACactaaagaataaaaataaccagAAACCGACAACAATCAACAACTCTTCAGTTAAATTCATAAGTGCAACCAGCATATGTGACTGATTTAATTCCATCAAAGTATCTTAATAAAACTTTCAACCTGTATGACGAGGAGATCTTCTcttcaacaaaaaataaataaaaaaaaaaggaaaaatgcccCTGCCTTTTGAACACAGTAAATTGAACTGTTTATGAGGTctaagaaaattgaagcttCCTAGAAGTAGAGACCGAACACTACAACCCATTAGATAATAAAACTCAACAACATCTTCTTCAACACTTACCAACAAGATAGTCCTCCACATCTAAACCAAAATCCGAATCGTTCACTGCCAGAACAAccaattttctcaattaaacAGATCATtaacaagaacaaaaaatacTCACAAACCTGGAAAAATATTCATTACTAAAACATACATCCAAGTTTTTCCTCAGCTTCAGTATGCATAAGAAGAGTTCCTGTTTCCAACCAATGCATAAAAGCAAGCAATGAAACTACCATTTGAGTTTCAGTCCTCCAATCCCCATGATACCTATACACACCAAACaccaaacaaaaaaaccaACTTACAAAACTTTTATATacatcaaaatttgaaataatcAAAATCTTAATTCAATCTCACCTATAATATTGTCCAGGGCATTCCCTAACAACTTCAGCGAGTTTATTAAAAAGATCCTTTAGCACATTAATCTGAGTCTTTGCCTTCTCTAAAACctctatttatatattaaaaaaacaatttagataatatttcaaaaatcaaataaattagggggaaatgaaaaagaagaaactttACCGGGTATTGGTTTAGATTGGTGAACGAGGAGGAGACTAGCCTGCATGAGTCGAGTCGCcgactcaatttccaaaacaacGGCGCGTATGCGTTCCCGTAAGCTTCCAGAGTCTTCTAGCTGCACTCGGAACTTCTCGAACTGCTTCTCCAAGGAAGGAGATGTTTGTGGCGCGTCGGAGTCACCGCTGGCCATGGAAGTGGAACAGAGAGTGGCGGTCACAGGGGAACGGAAAGGGAGGTTTTTGAAAACGCTTGAGGGAAGTGAAGGAAAAGTGGAAATGGCGGGAACAAGGTGAAGAATGGTTGGGTTAGGGTTTATGGAGTAGCGAGAGAGTGTGAAGCAGTAAGCGTTTCGAAACGCCGCTTTCATATTTGAATTggcgttttttttttttttcctttttcttctttttggtttttcttttcatgtcCTTTTTGCACGGCGGTGCATCAAACACCCAACACCTCagtaatattttctttttctttttttttttgcacatgagtattttattctcttgcatacttataataaataaatagttttattccataaaaaagtaaataatttttctgttCTAGAATAATTTCCTTATGATTTTTACATTTATAGATATTTTAATAAGTAATTTAAgtacataattttatttaaaaaagtacttgaactattaaaaaaaatttaaaaaaatttattttttattacattaaatcaagtttttatatttttatttttatcaaataaacttttataattaaagattGATTAATTGTTGTTAATCAAAACACCACTTAGTACTTTATGTCATATACTTTTAATGTGGTATGATGATATATCACAATGATAACGTAACATGTTGATATAGTATAATAACATTATCATTTAGTGGTATCAATATCATATTAGCATTTAATGATAGTTAATCAACcgttaatttatttgattaaaaataaaaataaagtaacttaattgaatgtaatagaataaaaaaaccttatttgaattttgttaAATAGTTCAATAGATTTTTAAAAGCATAATGCCTAATTTAAATCTTAAGGAGCTTAAATGTGGTCTAAATGCcagaatattttgttaattattgGTTTTACTTCATTAAACATGAATTAAATACATGAAAAGCAAATTCCTTGAATGGAATCATTggttttactttattaaacaTGAACTAAATACATGAAAAACATATTCCCTGAATGGAATCATTGGTTTTACTATACTAAACATGAATTAAAGACATGAAAAACATATTCCTTGAATGGAATCTGGCCTTTCATTCACCTCCAAACAGTTCACTGTAACTATACTAATGAACTGAACAATTTTTCTGACTCTTTTTTTCCTCAGAAAACTGTTTAAGGAACAGATCATGAGACCCATAAATTCAGCTAATTATGCCAGTTAAAAGGTTTGCCATAAAAATAAAGCCTCAGCCCATCATAACCAGAATTTCAGACCATGAAACCACGATGCAAAAATGGTCACTTGTTACTGACAAAGGTGGATAATGTGAGGGAACTAGTGAAGAAattctctcctttcttctcttttctgttTGATTTTACAGGCAGCATGATGTAGTAATGTGTGAGTTTTCTAACTTACCTACCAATAGTCATACCACATACACAATTCAGATGACCACAAAAGCCTAAGAAATGGACATTACATGTTTACAACTGATCCACAAAGATGATTGAGCCTTGACTGCTAGCCATCAATTCCCATGTTGTTTAGAGGGAATTTTGTATCACTTTCTTAGTGGTGGTATAATTCAATGTTGAGTTTGTTTTGATACAAAATGTATGGACTTTACAGATTTGTACACCAAAAGAAAAtctaagaaaaaaagattacTTCTCCTAACTCATTTCTTCCTGAAGGTAACCAGCATGAAAAAAGCTAAGATGCGAGCGACAATGCCATTGATAACAAGGATGATTAGACAAAGATTCCAGTCATGAAGATCATAGCCACTTTGATTCAATGAACCACAACGAGTTATTAGCCACACTCCAGAGTACCTGAGGAACAAGACAATGAGGAAGGAGAAGGATGCTCTCAGTAGGCAAGGATTTTGTGCTTATGGCTAGTGCTCAGTTACAGACAAGGATAAAATATAGGGCAAGAAAACAGAAAGGAAGAATGAATCAGCTAGTAGAAGCTAACCTTTCAGCATTTGCGATGACAAAAGCTTCTAGAGCCCACTTTGTGTAGCAAAAATTCCCAAAATATTTCACAATAGCACTGTCTTTATCCTGGTTCGCAGTTAGAGTCAAAACAACAGGAAGAAGCACTGCCCActgaagaagaaataaatgaGGTTCATTAGCTAAAAGAATTCAGAAAAATTTAGGTTAATAGTTTATGAATTGATGAATAGTAACTTTTAGTACATACCAGTTGGGCAAGACTAGGTGCAAGCAAAATGGCCAATATATACGCCATGCCCGTGACACAGTAAACAAGGCAGAGCAAGACAATGTAGTTATCTTGAAAGGTTGATCTAGGATTGCTGAAGAAATAGAACATGGATAAATACGCCACTGGTTTGAAGATTGTATTAAAATGATCAACTGTATCTTTGGATAGAAAATAAGCTAGACTGCTGATCCCAGATGCGCTCTCCCTTTGATATTGTAATTTATCCAGAGAAAATGATCTCAATGCTGCGATCTTGCATAATAGTGCTGCAAACGACGTGGTTAAGTCTATATACAGTGACTAAGGAAATAAAGAATGATAGGCATGGAATTACTGTGTCTCTGACAACTTGTTTATGGAATCTATTGCAAATACTGATCTAAGTATATGACCCAATGATAACATGAGTATGTCAGCCAAGCTTGACTTTTTAACTTACAAATAGCAACGACTGTATATGTGTAGCCAAGGGACCCGAATGTTTCATCGTTCACTTTAGCAAGAGTCCCTAAGCAGGCTCCAGCAAGTAGTAGAATCATTAAATCAACTGCTTGCATCTGAGCTTCTCGTAGTCGCTGTTTAGCAACCCTGAAATATTGCCATATAATAAGTAATTTGGGAAATAAAATTGAAGAGTTTATGTATTTACCCAGGGGCGGAGAGGAAAGAAACTGCAGCTGTTCCGAAGTCAAAACTTCAAGAAGTTCAATCTACAATAACAGTTATTAGCAAGCAGATGTTTGGACTAACCTCAAACAATTTGGTCCTTGataaatattcatatatattacGGAACAAGATAAGGCAACTGGAGGGAGATCACTGTGCTACTGTGATACTATGGTGCCAAAAAATACTATCCTTTTAAATTGTAAGTTACAAGCTGTGATGTGAGCCTAAGAAGGTTCACTCTAGGCAACAATTAAGACGTTTCTGGAAACACTAGCAAAGCTGCCATAAATGTGTGAATGATTTAGCTACTTTTATCTGGGTATATAATTAGTTTACTAGCCATTAATGGTATCAGAGCGTAGACGAGAAAATGTTTTATATGCTTCTGAAATGGGAATACAGGTGATGGCTTATACCTCCCCAGGAAGTATCTATACTGGCGAGCTATACCCGGCGTTCTCCGGTTTGATAAGTCCTTAGATTTCGAGTAGTCATTCTGTATCTGGTCTCGCTTTACTTCAACATTAAACTTTACATCCTCCCACAGTTCTCCAGCAAATGATTGTCCAACAGCTGCAGCACCAGAAGTACTTGGATTTGAGCCAGCGGAGGGTGTTGTAAGTCCATCAGCCAACTGAAGCATGTCTGAGGGTATTGGGTAGCCATTGTGTAGCATCCATCTGATAGGAAGCTGTTCACGAGTCACTCCCGTTGGCTTCACAATACCTTCCAGAATGTCAATGAAGTGGTCCGGAGGATTGACACGATCTGGCACATTGATCCCCATGCCAGCAAAGTATTCTTCAACTTTCTTCACTGATCCATGATATGCAGTGAGACCACCTTTCGCTAGAAGAATTAAATCATCAAACATCTTGAACAAGGCATAGCTGAATCAGAAGAAACTAACAATTACCCtccaagaaaaatataaaacacaAATTGCAAACTCAAGATGCAGCCATATTTATCTTACAGTCAATTCATCCTTCAAAAGCATTGATATACACAAGAAGCAATAAATAGACAAGCACAcactttttttcaatttatctttTGTACACAAGCGTAGTCCTATCAAAATGCTTGTGCTTAGATATTCTAGAAGCCACACTGATGACTTTgtcttattttaataaaagacaagACGTAAAATTTATTACTCAGCTTG from Theobroma cacao cultivar B97-61/B2 chromosome 5, Criollo_cocoa_genome_V2, whole genome shotgun sequence carries:
- the LOC18597982 gene encoding uncharacterized protein LOC18597982 isoform X3, with amino-acid sequence MKTDRKPHLIKKLSDMKRQRVDESIVPGLEDEATEVEHLLAEPKSEHVSVDGVLCFGKENLEKHLKMEDFSCAFDFGWKINCGGLDSIHGQGGDDLKLEVLDGLLDEVDEVDDIHAAHDLSGACEDFLLDIEFPEKFSELEPCEGSNLHNSSSESHSPGFSGSSNSAGGISESSIAAVQESNGRNGVLGKMVNCDVHQTFRSKCGCQAPVMDTIHPTIENMQDLDQSDDDEKPLELESDYELSASESEDEHKRSKRSKTACDRRKHQRMWTLAEVIKLVDGIAQYGVGRWTDIKRLLFASSAYRTPVDLRDKWRNLLRSSSALKHNRREVENDLKHAVRPLPKPVVRRIRELATIHPYPRVRSPKISPVDAPSSKHPTTTKGAPVYPHARNLRRKKCS
- the LOC18597982 gene encoding uncharacterized protein LOC18597982 isoform X1; translation: MKTDRKPHLIKKLSDMKRQRVDESIVPGLEDEATEVEHLLAEPKSEHVSVDGVLCFGKENLEKHLKMEDFSCAFDFGWKINCGGLDSIHGQGGDDLKLEVLDGLLDEVDEVDDIHAAHDLSGACEDFLLDIEFPEKFSELEPCEGSNLHNSSSESHSPGFSGSSNSAGGISESSIAAVQESNGRNGVLGKMVNCDVHQTFRSKCGCQAPVMDTIHPTIENMQDLDQSDDDEKPLVSFILSNKKVKSSVKVTKGGTLLRQKRVRKPTRRYIEEFSRNSTASGKNKRLKVRSQELPQVPSESRPRRGRPRKIVPKLELESDYELSASESEDEHKRSKRSKTACDRRKHQRMWTLAEVIKLVDGIAQYGVGRWTDIKRLLFASSAYRTPVDLRDKWRNLLRSSSALKHNRREVENDLKHAVRPLPKPVVRRIRELATIHPYPRVRSPKISPVDAPSSKHPTTTKGAPVYPHARNLRRKKCS
- the LOC18597982 gene encoding uncharacterized protein LOC18597982 isoform X2, which translates into the protein MKTDRKPHLIKKLSDMKRQRVDESIVPGLEDEATEVEHLLAEPKSEHVSVDGVLCFGKENLEKHLKMEDFSCAFDFGWKINCGLDSIHGQGGDDLKLEVLDGLLDEVDEVDDIHAAHDLSGACEDFLLDIEFPEKFSELEPCEGSNLHNSSSESHSPGFSGSSNSAGGISESSIAAVQESNGRNGVLGKMVNCDVHQTFRSKCGCQAPVMDTIHPTIENMQDLDQSDDDEKPLVSFILSNKKVKSSVKVTKGGTLLRQKRVRKPTRRYIEEFSRNSTASGKNKRLKVRSQELPQVPSESRPRRGRPRKIVPKLELESDYELSASESEDEHKRSKRSKTACDRRKHQRMWTLAEVIKLVDGIAQYGVGRWTDIKRLLFASSAYRTPVDLRDKWRNLLRSSSALKHNRREVENDLKHAVRPLPKPVVRRIRELATIHPYPRVRSPKISPVDAPSSKHPTTTKGAPVYPHARNLRRKKCS
- the LOC18597983 gene encoding translin; the protein is MKAAFRNAYCFTLSRYSINPNPTILHLVPAISTFPSLPSSVFKNLPFRSPVTATLCSTSMASGDSDAPQTSPSLEKQFEKFRVQLEDSGSLRERIRAVVLEIESATRLMQASLLLVHQSKPIPEVLEKAKTQINVLKDLFNKLAEVVRECPGQYYRYHGDWRTETQMVVSLLAFMHWLETGTLLMHTEAEEKLGLNDSDFGLDVEDYLVGICFMSNEMPRYVVNQVTAGDYDCPRKVLKFLTDLHAAFRMLNLRNDFLRKKFDSMKYDLRRVEEVYYDVMIRGLATSGDSMEDQGTQGQPQVAKVVFNN